In Desulfomonile tiedjei DSM 6799, a genomic segment contains:
- the hemB gene encoding porphobilinogen synthase: MHYPLYRPRRLRKSEEFRRMIRETRLSVDDLVSPLFVVPGKNVKKPISSMPGNFQMSTDFIVEEVRKIKGLGIPAVLLFGIPDSKDESASGAFAKDGIIQTAVAEIKNAVPDIIVITDVCLCEYTSHGHCGMIRGTEVDNDPSIDILAETGLSHAVAGADMVAPSAMMDGQVFAIRKALDQNGYAGTPIMAYSAKYASCFYGPFREAAESAPQFGDRKTYQMDPPNSNEAMREIALDIEEGADIIMVKPALPYLDVIQRAKDMFDLPVAAYNVSGEFSMIKAAAKLGWIDGDRAMMEAVTAIKRAGADIIITYFAPEIARFLQDQ, translated from the coding sequence ATGCACTACCCTCTTTATAGACCGAGAAGATTGAGGAAAAGTGAAGAATTTAGAAGGATGATCAGAGAAACGAGGCTGTCAGTAGACGATCTCGTTTCTCCTCTCTTTGTTGTGCCTGGCAAGAATGTCAAGAAGCCAATTTCGTCCATGCCGGGCAATTTCCAGATGTCCACCGACTTCATAGTGGAAGAAGTGCGAAAGATAAAAGGTTTGGGCATCCCGGCCGTCTTACTTTTCGGAATACCTGACAGCAAAGACGAATCTGCTTCGGGAGCTTTTGCCAAGGACGGAATCATCCAAACAGCAGTAGCAGAGATCAAGAATGCGGTTCCTGATATCATCGTCATTACCGATGTGTGTCTCTGCGAATACACCAGCCATGGTCACTGTGGTATGATCCGAGGCACGGAAGTCGACAACGACCCGAGTATCGACATCCTCGCCGAAACCGGTTTGTCCCATGCCGTTGCCGGAGCTGACATGGTGGCTCCTTCCGCTATGATGGACGGACAGGTGTTCGCAATAAGAAAAGCCCTTGACCAAAATGGTTATGCGGGCACCCCCATCATGGCCTACTCAGCCAAGTATGCGTCATGTTTCTACGGTCCATTCAGAGAAGCCGCTGAAAGCGCTCCACAATTCGGCGATAGAAAAACATACCAGATGGACCCGCCCAACAGCAACGAAGCCATGAGAGAAATTGCCCTGGACATTGAAGAGGGTGCAGACATTATCATGGTGAAACCGGCTCTTCCATATCTCGACGTCATTCAAAGAGCTAAAGACATGTTTGATTTGCCGGTTGCAGCTTATAACGTCAGTGGCGAGTTTTCCATGATTAAGGCGGCAGCCAAACTAGGATGGATTGACGGAGATCGAGCCATGATGGAAGCGGTAACCGCGATTAAGAGGGCAGGAGCAGATATCATCATTACCTATTTTGCACCGGAGATAGCCAGGTTTCTTCAAGACCAGTAG
- the cas2 gene encoding CRISPR-associated endonuclease Cas2: MLVLVTYDVNVQTPEGRKRLRLVAKTCKNMCQRVQKSVFECLVDPAEWVILKNKLEGTIDPEIDSLRFYYLGKNWKRRVDHMGAKEPYDPEGPLLV; the protein is encoded by the coding sequence ATGCTGGTGCTCGTGACCTATGACGTGAACGTGCAGACTCCGGAAGGTAGGAAACGACTTCGTCTGGTAGCAAAGACCTGCAAGAACATGTGTCAGCGAGTTCAGAAATCGGTGTTCGAATGTCTGGTCGATCCGGCGGAGTGGGTCATTCTGAAAAACAAGTTGGAGGGGACAATCGACCCGGAGATTGACAGTCTTCGATTCTATTATCTTGGAAAGAACTGGAAGCGACGAGTGGATCATATGGGTGCCAAAGAGCCGTACGATCCAGAGGGACCACTTTTGGTATAG
- the cas7c gene encoding type I-C CRISPR-associated protein Cas7/Csd2: MSNTIGNRYEFMYMFDCENGNPNGDPDAGNSPRIDPEDMRGLVSDVAQKRRIRNYVQIAKQNILPYGIFVQHGTNLNTKIALAHEKSGGMPPFDEKKKKWKTNGEKAAAAGKWLCSNFYDVRTFGAVLSTGPNAGQIRGAVQLSFARSVDPILPLDLSITRMAVTDNEIKGPDVGSKDFEQWEKIQPEDQLRTMGRKNLIPYGLYVAKGFISAHLAEGTGFSEQDLSIFWDALLNMFEHDRSASKGIMSVREPIVVFKHIGTDTNSDQRKQQAKLGCAPAHKLFDLIDVRKRDEVEVPRSFSDYRVLFDKSKLPKGVQVGFVLSGENGKAHIQWDVVPEMVIAH; this comes from the coding sequence ATGAGTAATACAATCGGGAACCGTTATGAGTTCATGTACATGTTTGATTGTGAAAACGGAAATCCCAATGGCGATCCTGACGCAGGCAATTCCCCGCGCATCGATCCTGAGGACATGCGTGGATTAGTATCTGATGTCGCTCAAAAACGTAGAATTCGGAATTATGTTCAAATCGCCAAACAAAATATTCTCCCATATGGGATTTTTGTGCAGCATGGGACAAACCTCAACACCAAAATTGCACTAGCTCACGAGAAAAGCGGCGGTATGCCGCCTTTCGACGAAAAGAAAAAGAAATGGAAAACCAACGGCGAGAAGGCCGCGGCAGCCGGAAAATGGCTATGCTCAAATTTCTATGACGTGCGGACTTTTGGCGCAGTGCTGAGCACTGGACCCAATGCCGGACAAATCCGCGGTGCAGTTCAGCTTTCGTTTGCCCGCTCTGTTGATCCCATTTTACCGCTGGATTTGTCTATCACGCGCATGGCCGTGACCGACAACGAGATAAAAGGGCCAGATGTAGGATCAAAAGATTTCGAACAATGGGAGAAAATTCAGCCAGAGGATCAACTTCGCACGATGGGGCGCAAAAACTTGATTCCATATGGCCTTTACGTTGCCAAGGGCTTCATCAGTGCGCACTTGGCCGAGGGAACTGGTTTCAGCGAACAAGACCTGAGCATCTTCTGGGACGCCCTGCTGAACATGTTCGAGCACGACCGTTCGGCGAGCAAAGGAATCATGTCCGTTCGGGAGCCCATTGTTGTTTTCAAACATATTGGTACTGACACCAACTCCGATCAACGCAAGCAACAGGCCAAGCTGGGTTGCGCACCTGCTCATAAGTTGTTCGATCTAATAGATGTTAGGAAACGGGACGAGGTCGAGGTTCCTAGGTCTTTCTCTGATTACAGAGTCCTTTTTGACAAGAGCAAATTACCAAAGGGCGTTCAGGTGGGGTTTGTTCTTTCAGGCGAAAACGGAAAGGCTCATATCCAATGGGATGTCGTTCCAGAGATGGTGATTGCACACTGA
- a CDS encoding DUF362 domain-containing protein, producing the protein MNKSKVAIVRYETPLASVRRAIDLCHGLDHLPASAKVFIKPNIVYWSKTAPFPKWGVVTTSRVVHDMVVLLKERGIDDISIGEGTVVYFPKDRETAQHAFETLGYNVLKKRYGVKTVDIFAGAFEKVDLGDGVEFNFNADILHSDFVVDIPVLKTHAQTVVSLGIKNIKGVIDMKSRRKCHSADPERNLHFLVSKLANKIPPSVTVLDGIFTNERGPGFDGRMRRSNILVASADMFAADKVGAKILGYEPSDVPHLVYAAAERGRCLDLSDVEVMGETIEDVGLKLEYSFAYNASDTLPAPMEKMGLKGVAYPKYDLSMCTYCSYITGVNLTAIARAWKGEPWDDVEILTGKVMKPTPGKKTILLGRCLYEANKNHPDIDKMIVIKSCPPSPDAVVKALHQVGIQVDPALFENVDAAPGMYMKRYEGKPEFDESLFKVDA; encoded by the coding sequence ATGAACAAATCAAAGGTAGCGATAGTTCGTTACGAGACCCCGCTTGCGTCCGTTCGCAGAGCCATTGACCTGTGCCACGGACTCGATCATCTTCCCGCTTCAGCAAAGGTCTTCATCAAACCAAACATTGTCTATTGGAGTAAGACTGCTCCTTTTCCCAAGTGGGGAGTCGTTACCACTTCTCGTGTGGTGCACGACATGGTCGTCTTGCTTAAGGAGCGAGGAATCGACGACATCTCAATCGGCGAAGGAACCGTAGTTTATTTCCCCAAGGACCGCGAGACAGCGCAGCATGCGTTTGAAACCCTTGGCTACAATGTCCTCAAGAAACGTTACGGCGTTAAAACGGTAGATATTTTCGCGGGCGCATTCGAAAAAGTAGACCTTGGAGACGGTGTCGAGTTCAACTTCAATGCCGACATTCTCCATAGCGACTTTGTTGTGGACATTCCCGTTCTTAAGACGCATGCCCAGACGGTAGTCAGTCTTGGGATCAAAAACATAAAAGGCGTGATCGACATGAAATCCCGCAGGAAGTGCCATTCTGCGGATCCTGAGAGAAATCTGCACTTCCTGGTGTCGAAGCTGGCCAATAAGATACCGCCGTCCGTCACTGTTTTGGACGGAATCTTCACCAACGAACGGGGCCCCGGATTCGATGGGAGGATGAGAAGAAGCAATATCCTGGTCGCCTCGGCGGATATGTTTGCAGCGGACAAGGTCGGCGCCAAGATACTCGGTTATGAGCCTTCCGACGTGCCGCATTTGGTCTACGCAGCCGCGGAAAGAGGAAGATGCCTGGACTTGTCGGATGTCGAGGTGATGGGAGAAACGATAGAGGACGTGGGCCTCAAACTCGAATATTCTTTCGCGTATAACGCGTCCGACACTTTACCGGCTCCTATGGAAAAAATGGGGCTTAAGGGGGTGGCTTATCCAAAATACGATCTCAGTATGTGCACGTACTGCTCCTATATCACCGGTGTGAATCTCACCGCTATTGCCCGCGCTTGGAAAGGAGAACCTTGGGACGATGTAGAAATCCTTACCGGAAAGGTTATGAAGCCGACTCCGGGAAAGAAGACAATTCTCCTTGGAAGATGCTTGTACGAGGCCAACAAAAATCATCCCGATATAGACAAAATGATCGTAATAAAGTCATGCCCTCCTTCACCGGATGCTGTTGTCAAAGCACTGCATCAAGTCGGAATACAGGTGGATCCGGCTCTGTTCGAGAACGTTGATGCGGCACCGGGGATGTACATGAAGAGGTACGAGGGAAAGCCCGAGTTTGATGAATCTCTCTTCAAGGTTGATGCCTGA
- the cas5c gene encoding type I-C CRISPR-associated protein Cas5c has product MRPNDQVLEVWGEFACFSRPEFKVERFSYPIITPSAARGIFDAIYCKPNKDPTRAEFRWQVTKIEILNPPKYIALRRNEVKEKVSVKPAWITGKENPKPILADATKDAVGGNDEKGRTQRQTMALKDVRYRLHAQIRPWKGFESSLPALEAQFRRRSRNGKCIYQPYFGCREFPAYFELVEVLSDAAKPVSIDIDIGLMLYDVFDLSKPGTSDDQPNISLFQCKVRQGIVEIPDYDNDEVLKPHLGG; this is encoded by the coding sequence ATGCGTCCGAACGATCAAGTTCTGGAGGTGTGGGGCGAGTTCGCCTGTTTTTCCAGACCGGAATTTAAAGTGGAACGTTTCAGCTACCCCATTATCACCCCATCGGCTGCTCGCGGGATATTTGATGCAATCTACTGCAAACCTAATAAAGATCCAACACGAGCCGAATTTAGATGGCAGGTGACCAAAATAGAAATTCTAAATCCTCCGAAGTACATCGCTTTGCGCAGGAATGAAGTAAAAGAAAAAGTCTCCGTCAAACCTGCATGGATTACGGGAAAGGAAAATCCCAAACCCATTTTGGCTGATGCGACGAAGGATGCTGTGGGAGGAAACGACGAGAAAGGGCGCACTCAGCGGCAGACGATGGCGCTAAAAGACGTTCGATATCGTCTGCATGCTCAGATTCGTCCCTGGAAAGGCTTTGAAAGCAGCCTCCCTGCGCTCGAAGCTCAGTTCAGAAGACGCTCCCGAAACGGTAAGTGTATATACCAGCCCTATTTTGGTTGTCGTGAATTCCCCGCCTATTTTGAATTAGTAGAAGTCCTTTCGGACGCTGCCAAGCCAGTCTCGATTGATATCGATATCGGCCTAATGCTCTATGATGTCTTTGATCTGTCAAAGCCTGGGACAAGTGACGATCAGCCCAATATAAGTCTGTTCCAATGCAAGGTTCGTCAAGGCATTGTCGAGATTCCGGATTATGACAACGATGAGGTGCTTAAACCACACCTAGGGGGATGA
- the cas8c gene encoding type I-C CRISPR-associated protein Cas8c/Csd1 — MLQLLLKYAAENLEPEPGFASKDVRWAVICGQDGKYQGVIELGDVNTEKNLGTTFPKCPDLSQPELVLGSTTKCHFLVETAKVVMLFDPAKKDSDYITPDEGSHAKHEFFVSLLRQAALEMSQLMTVADCISNQDVIKQACRDLKRQKAQANDKVTFRIGNAFPVESHQWHEWWRNFRKNLADTKSEKRIKKAGPKKTATGVMRCFASGELVEPLLTHPKIKGLEKVGGLQSGDALIGFDKDAFCSYDLQQSANAAVSEQAATAYRDALNHLIKKNGHVLAGMKIVHWFKEKIEPPDDPLSWLQDDPNLQKASAEERARELLDSIRTGKRIDLLNNRYYALTLSGAAGRVMVRDWMEGAFEELVENVSCWFDDLAIVDCFGNPPTKSPKLETVLTSLLLPRKHKQEYRDWVASIGPARMGLWQAAIRGTGIPHVVVSRLVPLHNAFVSNGTLEAALNANENVGLFISLLQTRMGLLKAYHTRKHRINGGNLMSGTLKPGLNEDHPSSAYHCGRLMAVLADVQRAALPDVGAGIVQRYYAAASATPALILGRLTRLSQFHLSKLKTPLARWYEKRLSSIWALLGDGPPRTLDLEKQSLFALGYYQQMAFREDKGGQDE, encoded by the coding sequence ATGCTTCAGTTGTTGCTGAAATACGCCGCGGAAAACCTTGAACCCGAGCCCGGCTTCGCGTCTAAAGACGTTCGTTGGGCAGTCATCTGCGGCCAAGACGGAAAATACCAAGGGGTCATTGAGCTCGGTGACGTAAACACAGAGAAGAACCTGGGGACAACGTTCCCCAAATGCCCGGATCTCAGCCAGCCCGAACTCGTTTTAGGGAGCACCACCAAATGCCATTTTTTGGTAGAAACCGCTAAAGTGGTGATGCTGTTCGATCCCGCGAAGAAGGATTCCGATTACATCACCCCTGATGAAGGCTCTCATGCTAAACATGAGTTTTTTGTGAGTTTGCTTCGTCAGGCAGCCTTAGAAATGAGCCAATTGATGACTGTCGCTGACTGCATTTCGAATCAAGATGTGATCAAACAAGCTTGCAGAGACCTGAAAAGGCAAAAAGCACAGGCGAATGACAAGGTTACTTTCCGTATTGGAAATGCATTTCCTGTCGAATCCCATCAATGGCACGAGTGGTGGCGGAATTTCAGAAAGAACCTGGCTGATACCAAATCTGAAAAGAGAATCAAAAAGGCAGGACCAAAGAAGACTGCCACCGGGGTGATGCGATGTTTTGCGAGCGGTGAACTGGTCGAGCCTCTGCTCACGCATCCCAAAATTAAAGGTCTCGAAAAAGTCGGCGGCCTGCAATCCGGAGATGCTCTCATAGGCTTTGATAAAGACGCTTTCTGCTCGTACGACTTGCAACAATCTGCTAATGCCGCGGTTTCTGAGCAAGCTGCCACAGCTTACCGGGATGCTCTCAATCATCTCATTAAGAAAAATGGTCACGTTTTGGCTGGCATGAAAATCGTTCATTGGTTTAAGGAGAAGATCGAGCCGCCCGATGATCCTCTATCATGGCTTCAAGATGATCCGAATCTGCAAAAAGCTTCTGCTGAGGAAAGAGCACGAGAACTTCTTGACAGCATCCGCACAGGTAAACGTATCGACCTCCTAAATAATCGTTATTATGCTCTCACGCTTTCTGGAGCAGCGGGGAGAGTTATGGTGCGGGATTGGATGGAAGGCGCTTTCGAAGAGTTGGTGGAGAATGTGAGTTGCTGGTTCGATGATCTTGCCATTGTCGACTGTTTTGGAAATCCGCCGACAAAATCGCCGAAACTTGAAACAGTGTTGACAAGTCTCCTCCTTCCACGAAAACACAAACAAGAATATCGGGATTGGGTAGCGTCCATTGGGCCTGCACGGATGGGGCTCTGGCAGGCTGCTATCCGCGGCACCGGTATACCTCATGTGGTGGTCTCACGTCTCGTTCCACTCCACAATGCGTTCGTGAGTAACGGAACGCTTGAAGCGGCGTTGAATGCCAATGAGAACGTAGGATTGTTCATTTCTTTGCTTCAGACGCGAATGGGTTTGTTGAAAGCATACCACACAAGAAAGCATAGGATTAATGGAGGAAATCTCATGAGTGGAACTCTAAAACCTGGATTGAATGAGGATCATCCGAGTTCGGCCTACCACTGTGGGCGACTCATGGCAGTCCTCGCCGATGTACAACGTGCTGCATTGCCTGATGTGGGAGCGGGAATTGTGCAGCGGTACTACGCGGCGGCCAGTGCCACGCCTGCTCTCATTCTCGGCCGTTTGACACGTTTGAGTCAATTCCATTTGAGTAAACTGAAGACGCCTCTGGCCAGATGGTATGAGAAAAGGCTATCCAGCATATGGGCACTACTTGGAGATGGCCCTCCACGCACGCTTGATCTGGAGAAACAGAGCCTCTTTGCTCTAGGGTATTACCAACAAATGGCCTTTCGTGAAGATAAAGGAGGACAAGATGAGTAA
- the cas1c gene encoding type I-C CRISPR-associated endonuclease Cas1c produces MKRVLNTLYVMTEGSYLSRDGDTVKVQVEEETRLRVPIHTLDGIVCFGRVTCSQPLMDLCCAHQVNISFMSMTGRFWARVQGPVHGNVLLRREHYRRADDQNTRQSVACPIVTAKVLNCRHVLLRAVRDHADKIDETRIRDAAAKLAEVAESLQHGPTLETVRALEGEAARHYFQVFDHLITVQKEDFFFRGRSRRPPLDSMNALLSFLYSVLTHDAVSSLEAVGLDPCVGFLHEDRPGRPSLALDLMEEFRPVLVDRLALSLVNRQQVRSKGFKQTESGAVLMDDETRKRVLTAYQDRKKEEITHPFLGEKMRTGLLVHSQALLFARYLRGDLDAYPPFFWR; encoded by the coding sequence ATGAAGCGTGTGCTCAACACATTGTATGTCATGACCGAAGGATCGTATCTTTCCCGAGACGGCGACACAGTAAAAGTGCAGGTGGAAGAGGAGACCAGGCTTCGAGTGCCGATCCACACGCTTGACGGGATCGTGTGTTTTGGGCGCGTGACCTGCAGCCAACCTCTGATGGATCTTTGCTGCGCCCATCAGGTCAATATATCGTTCATGAGCATGACCGGGCGCTTTTGGGCACGAGTGCAAGGCCCTGTCCACGGTAACGTGTTGTTGCGAAGGGAGCATTACCGGAGAGCCGATGACCAAAATACACGTCAGTCTGTGGCATGCCCGATTGTTACCGCAAAGGTCCTCAATTGTAGGCACGTGCTTCTTCGGGCGGTGAGAGACCATGCTGATAAAATCGATGAAACACGTATCAGAGATGCTGCTGCAAAATTAGCAGAAGTCGCAGAGTCGCTCCAGCACGGGCCAACTCTGGAAACAGTCAGAGCACTGGAGGGAGAAGCAGCGCGACATTACTTCCAGGTCTTTGATCACCTGATTACAGTTCAAAAGGAGGATTTTTTCTTCAGGGGAAGGAGCAGACGCCCGCCTCTGGACAGCATGAACGCTTTGCTTTCATTTCTCTATTCGGTGCTAACTCATGATGCGGTCTCGTCTCTGGAGGCCGTTGGTTTAGATCCCTGCGTGGGATTTCTTCATGAAGACCGGCCAGGCCGACCGAGTCTCGCTCTAGATCTCATGGAGGAATTCAGGCCGGTGCTCGTGGACCGTTTGGCATTATCGCTAGTAAACCGGCAGCAAGTCCGCTCTAAAGGTTTCAAGCAAACTGAAAGCGGGGCAGTGCTCATGGATGATGAAACGAGGAAGAGAGTCCTCACAGCTTATCAGGATCGCAAGAAAGAGGAAATTACGCATCCATTTCTGGGAGAGAAAATGCGGACCGGGCTTCTTGTGCATTCCCAGGCACTTTTGTTTGCTCGATATCTGAGGGGAGACCTTGATGCATATCCCCCGTTTTTTTGGAGGTAA
- the cas4 gene encoding CRISPR-associated protein Cas4, which translates to MYEDDKLLPLSALQHVQFCERRAALVHLECIWQDNVFTAEGTVGHERVHSLTKTEVRGDLRIARGLLIRSLQLGLSGKADVVEFHRVEVHPGEKAKDSESTSVRLPGVSGLWRPYPVEYKRGRLRSNRSFEVQVCAQAMCLEEMLQTTIERGAIFFGETARRLELKFDTDLRSETVATAFRLHEIMNSGITPPAKFENKCKKCSLLDVCMPKITGHRSKVETYLRRTIREAMETNR; encoded by the coding sequence ATGTACGAAGATGACAAGCTACTTCCACTGTCCGCGTTGCAGCACGTGCAGTTCTGCGAGCGACGGGCTGCATTGGTACATCTTGAATGCATATGGCAAGACAACGTGTTTACTGCCGAAGGCACGGTCGGGCACGAGCGGGTCCACAGCCTCACAAAGACTGAAGTTCGTGGAGATCTTCGCATAGCCCGGGGGTTGTTGATTCGCTCTTTGCAGCTCGGCTTGTCCGGGAAAGCAGATGTGGTGGAGTTCCATCGTGTGGAAGTCCATCCAGGGGAAAAAGCAAAAGACAGCGAATCCACAAGCGTCCGTTTGCCTGGCGTAAGCGGATTGTGGCGTCCGTATCCGGTGGAGTACAAACGGGGTCGACTGCGGTCGAACCGGAGCTTTGAGGTTCAAGTCTGTGCACAGGCGATGTGCCTGGAGGAAATGCTCCAAACCACGATTGAGCGCGGAGCCATCTTTTTCGGAGAGACTGCCAGGAGACTAGAATTGAAGTTCGACACCGATCTCAGATCTGAAACAGTTGCTACTGCTTTTCGGCTCCATGAGATCATGAATTCTGGGATAACGCCTCCGGCCAAATTTGAGAATAAATGCAAGAAGTGCTCTCTGTTGGATGTGTGCATGCCCAAAATCACAGGCCATCGGAGTAAGGTTGAAACCTATCTTCGACGGACAATCCGTGAAGCGATGGAGACAAATCGATGA
- a CDS encoding sigma-54-dependent Fis family transcriptional regulator: MLDTVERFNSIYSEWRKFVRGGEVDRSIISALVLDAWERCKSKGVDPYLVSIPLVLEGKALDDLLETNSELIEISRPFMEHLYEFVKGSSFVVALADADGFLIQLVGDDHILQSIKQGQFVVGACWREEIAGSNGVGTVLALRKPLQICGCEHYCINSRRWTCSGAPIRNSEGHLVGVIDMTGHHELAHPHTLGMVVASATAIQNEYRFRKALAECQIADSFQRTVISSIPEIIIAIDTDGTISLMNNNAKKLFGSHPDGHPAMNINSLWQRNNSKLLDHINNNDSLTDIEVRIQFKNSFADFTLTCNPIVSMNKVIGKLIILNEIKRARTLATRMMGAQANFQFEDVIGNHPDFLATVELARIATQIDSNVLLLGESGTGKDIFAQAIHNGSRRSDGPYVAVNCVTIPRDLISSELFGYSDGAFTGSRKGGCPGKFELAEGGTIFLDEIGDAPLELQTALLRIIEDKSIIRVGGTRVTKINVRIIAATNRNLKEEVRKGTFREDLYYRLNAFTLQMIPLRKRKTDIPFLVDSFLRRISMSMGKEIIAVDNDVLEKFMQYHWPGNVRELQNVLERMMNIAPTNRLTSCLLPSEIVDERLSNDSDYATERIDSVERELVLRLLKSTLSKNEIAKKLGISRSTLYRKLEKYGHDR; encoded by the coding sequence ATGTTGGATACTGTCGAACGGTTTAACAGTATCTACAGTGAGTGGCGTAAGTTCGTGCGCGGGGGGGAAGTTGACCGCTCAATCATCTCAGCCCTGGTTTTGGATGCATGGGAAAGATGTAAATCAAAGGGAGTCGACCCGTACCTTGTGTCAATCCCTTTGGTGCTTGAGGGAAAGGCGCTGGACGATCTATTGGAAACTAATAGCGAGTTGATCGAAATCAGCCGCCCTTTCATGGAACATCTCTACGAGTTTGTCAAAGGATCGAGCTTCGTCGTTGCGCTGGCAGATGCGGACGGATTCCTGATACAGCTTGTGGGAGACGATCACATTCTGCAAAGCATCAAACAGGGACAATTCGTCGTCGGGGCCTGTTGGAGAGAAGAGATTGCCGGATCGAACGGGGTGGGTACGGTCCTGGCATTGCGAAAGCCTCTCCAGATTTGTGGCTGTGAACACTACTGCATTAACTCACGGAGATGGACATGTTCCGGAGCGCCAATTCGCAATTCTGAGGGTCATCTGGTAGGCGTCATAGATATGACCGGCCACCACGAGCTGGCTCATCCGCATACCCTGGGGATGGTTGTAGCCTCAGCCACCGCGATCCAAAACGAATACCGCTTCAGAAAAGCGCTTGCCGAGTGCCAGATTGCTGACAGTTTTCAAAGGACAGTCATCTCCTCTATTCCGGAAATAATCATAGCCATTGATACCGATGGGACTATCTCGCTGATGAACAACAATGCCAAGAAACTCTTTGGATCCCACCCTGACGGACACCCGGCTATGAACATTAACTCCCTTTGGCAAAGGAACAACAGCAAGCTATTAGACCATATCAACAATAATGATTCATTAACGGACATCGAGGTAAGAATACAATTCAAGAATTCTTTCGCCGATTTTACGCTGACCTGCAACCCCATCGTTTCCATGAATAAGGTGATAGGTAAGCTCATTATTCTCAACGAGATCAAGAGGGCAAGGACTCTGGCTACCAGAATGATGGGAGCTCAGGCCAACTTCCAGTTTGAGGACGTGATCGGAAATCATCCGGATTTCTTAGCAACGGTAGAATTGGCTAGAATCGCGACCCAGATTGATTCCAACGTTCTTCTCTTGGGGGAAAGCGGGACCGGAAAAGATATCTTCGCTCAGGCGATTCATAATGGTAGCCGCCGGAGTGATGGTCCATATGTTGCCGTAAACTGCGTTACCATTCCACGGGATCTGATTTCCAGCGAGCTTTTCGGATATTCTGACGGTGCGTTCACAGGCTCCCGAAAAGGAGGATGCCCTGGGAAATTCGAGCTTGCCGAGGGTGGCACGATTTTCTTGGACGAGATTGGCGATGCACCGCTGGAATTACAGACGGCCCTATTAAGGATTATTGAGGACAAATCCATAATAAGAGTCGGTGGGACGAGAGTGACCAAGATAAATGTCAGGATCATAGCCGCCACCAACAGAAACTTGAAGGAGGAAGTCAGAAAAGGCACATTCAGGGAGGATTTGTATTATCGCTTGAATGCTTTTACGCTTCAGATGATACCTCTCAGGAAAAGAAAGACGGACATTCCCTTCCTGGTCGATTCCTTTCTTAGAAGAATCAGCATGTCAATGGGCAAAGAAATTATCGCTGTCGACAATGATGTCCTCGAAAAATTCATGCAGTATCACTGGCCCGGAAATGTGCGGGAGTTGCAGAACGTGCTGGAACGAATGATGAATATAGCTCCCACTAACCGACTTACCAGTTGTCTCCTGCCATCCGAAATTGTTGATGAGCGATTGAGTAATGATAGCGACTACGCGACTGAACGAATTGACTCGGTTGAACGTGAGCTGGTACTGAGACTTCTCAAATCGACGCTCAGTAAGAATGAAATCGCCAAGAAATTGGGCATTTCCAGGAGTACCTTGTATCGCAAGCTGGAAAAATACGGTCATGACCGGTAG